Proteins encoded in a region of the Photobacterium angustum genome:
- the truC gene encoding tRNA pseudouridine(65) synthase TruC: protein MELEILYRDDYLIAVNKPAGMLVHRSWLDSHETVFVMQTLRDQIGQHVFPLHRLDRPTSGVLLFGLSSEIASQMMPLFAGRDMHKTYHAVVRGWIKEAAVLDYPLKVELDKIADKNASEEKEAQPAVTAYEPLATVETDIAVGRYSTSRYCLVEMKPETGRKHQLRRHMHHLSHHIIGDVNHGDGRHNRMFREHYDCHRLMLHASRLQFDHPITGDSIDIRADIDETWRKVMTAFNWSPNLLVRD from the coding sequence ATGGAACTTGAAATTTTATATCGCGATGACTATTTGATTGCGGTTAACAAGCCTGCCGGTATGTTGGTTCACCGTTCATGGCTAGATAGTCATGAGACTGTTTTTGTGATGCAAACATTGCGAGATCAAATTGGCCAGCATGTCTTTCCATTACATCGTTTAGATCGCCCAACATCGGGTGTTTTGTTGTTTGGATTATCCAGTGAGATTGCATCACAAATGATGCCACTTTTTGCTGGGCGCGATATGCATAAAACGTATCATGCCGTGGTGCGTGGTTGGATAAAAGAAGCGGCAGTGCTCGATTATCCGTTGAAGGTTGAGCTTGATAAGATCGCTGATAAAAATGCATCAGAAGAGAAAGAAGCACAACCAGCTGTAACGGCTTACGAGCCATTAGCAACGGTTGAAACAGATATTGCGGTAGGGCGCTACTCAACCAGTCGCTATTGTTTAGTTGAAATGAAACCAGAAACTGGGCGGAAGCACCAGCTACGTCGACATATGCATCATTTAAGTCATCATATTATTGGTGATGTAAATCATGGTGATGGACGCCATAACCGTATGTTCCGTGAACATTATGATTGTCACCGTTTAATGCTGCATGCCTCAAGATTACAATTTGATCACCCGATCACAGGTGATTCTATTGATATTCGTGCAGATATTGATGAGACGTGGCGTAAAGTCATGACTGCGTTTAATTGGTCCCCCAATCTATTAGTACGAGACTAA
- a CDS encoding YqcC family protein — protein sequence MDKYHHSQRLLEELELVLRQHSHWQLTPPDEQLLTSTEPFAIDTLDCHQWLQWIFIPKFGQLIALQLPLPAQFEISPYIEEAMKEKVGVNDILSVTRQLDLLFKQH from the coding sequence ATGGATAAATATCATCATAGTCAACGTTTACTTGAAGAATTAGAGTTGGTACTACGTCAACATTCTCATTGGCAGTTAACGCCTCCTGATGAGCAGTTACTTACAAGCACTGAACCATTTGCAATTGATACATTAGATTGCCACCAATGGTTACAATGGATTTTTATTCCCAAATTCGGACAACTGATTGCTTTACAATTACCGTTACCAGCACAGTTTGAGATTAGTCCTTATATTGAAGAAGCAATGAAAGAAAAAGTAGGTGTTAACGATATTTTATCGGTCACACGTCAGCTAGATTTACTATTTAAACAACACTGA